The following are encoded together in the Coffea arabica cultivar ET-39 chromosome 1c, Coffea Arabica ET-39 HiFi, whole genome shotgun sequence genome:
- the LOC113713987 gene encoding E3 ubiquitin-protein ligase PRT1 isoform X1, with translation MEISDKVKKLLEDGLDYHDDSSEKISESFICCVCLQLLYKPVVLVCGHISCFWCVQKSMSGLRESHCPRCRHPYHHFPTICQMLHFLLFKMYPVAYQRREIQIREYEKEQDCFSPQFNGPVRVPQTEQELNHTDSSQRSEISSLDLSKDPSCSGNSKVMFNMEQPESGLIDQENLKMAVGDIEATSSIVDRGDKLHQGIANGTRQPISVDDALCTLCNQLLYHPVVLNCGHAYCESCIVTQTNETVKCQKCESRHPGQTPKVCLEFDNFLKEQFPADYALRRSIIQLKQSCSQRENLSTCSSEPAKENSDLLTSSGENAFSWWGDHKVHIGAGCDSCGVYPIIGDRYRCKDCTELIGYDLCGDCYNTCSKLPGRFNQQHTPEHKFEVRRPNSMRNIMLRLLQLGDGSAGPNAISDVSGNSEIVVRALSDDAQETAESGFGTPNETEEDQNNHQ, from the exons atggaaattTCAGACAAGGTTAAGAAGTTACTAGAGGACGGATTAGACTATCACGATGATTCATCTGAGAAGATTTCCGAATCTTTTATCTGCTGCGTTTGCTT GCAGCTTCTCTACAAGCCTGTTGTTCTGG TGTGTGGCCACATTTCCTGTTTCTGGTGTGTTCAGAAGTCCATGAGTGGTCTACGCGAGTCTCATTGTCCTCGCTGCAGACATCCTTATCATCATTTTCCCACTATTTGCCAAATGCTGCACTTCTTACTCTTCAAGATGTATCCTGTTGCATATCAGAGAAGGGAGATTCAAATCCGAG AATATGAAAAGGAACAGGACTGCTTCTCACCACAGTTTAATGGTCCTGTACGCGTGCCACAAACtgaacaagaattaaatcacacaGATAGTTCTCAAAGATCTgaaatttcttcattggacTTGTCCAAAGATCCAAGTTGTAGCGGCAACAGCAAAGTTATGTTTAATATGGAGCAACCAGAATCAGGATTAATTGATCAAGAAAATCTAAAAATGGCTGTGGGAGATATTGAAGCAACTAGTTCCATTGTTGACCGCGGTGACAAACTGCACCAAGGGATTGCCAATGGAACCCGCCAACCAATTTCAGTTGATGACGCACTGTGCACTTTGTGCAATCAACTCCTCTATCATCCTGTTGTTCTTAATTGTGGCCATG CTTATTGTGAAAGTTGCATTGTTACCCAAACCAATGAGACAGTCAAGTGCCAAAAGTGTGAAAGCAGACATCCAGGACAAACTCCAAAAGTCTGCTTGGAATTTGATAATTTTCTCAAGGAACAATTTCCGGCGGACTATGCACTAAGAAGAAGTATTATTCAGCTTAAGCAGTCCTGTTCTCAGCGAGAAAATCTAAGCACAT GTTCATCAGAACCTGCTAAAGAGAATTCTGACTTGTTAACTTCATCGGGGGAGAATGCATTCTCATGGTGGGGTGACCATAAAGTCCACATTGGAGCAGGTTGTGATTCCTGTGGG GTGTACCCAATAATTGGGGACAGATACAGATGCAAAGACTGCACGGAATTAATAGGATATGACCTATGTGGAGATTGTTATAATACCTGCTCGAAGCTTCCTGGTCGCTTTAATCAACAGCACACCCCAGAACATAAGTTTGAGGTCAGGAGACCGAATTCCATGCGCAATATCATGTTGAGGCTGCTGCAGCTGGGAGATGGTTCTGCTGGTCCTAATGCTATCAGTGATGTATCAGGAAATTCAGAAATTGTGGTTCGCGCCCTGTCTGATGATGCCCAGGAAACTGCAGAAAGCGGTTTTGGTACCCCTAATGAGACCGAAGAGGATCAGAATAACCACCAGTAG
- the LOC113713987 gene encoding E3 ubiquitin-protein ligase PRT1 isoform X2, translated as MIHLRRFPNLLSAAFALCGHISCFWCVQKSMSGLRESHCPRCRHPYHHFPTICQMLHFLLFKMYPVAYQRREIQIREYEKEQDCFSPQFNGPVRVPQTEQELNHTDSSQRSEISSLDLSKDPSCSGNSKVMFNMEQPESGLIDQENLKMAVGDIEATSSIVDRGDKLHQGIANGTRQPISVDDALCTLCNQLLYHPVVLNCGHAYCESCIVTQTNETVKCQKCESRHPGQTPKVCLEFDNFLKEQFPADYALRRSIIQLKQSCSQRENLSTCSSEPAKENSDLLTSSGENAFSWWGDHKVHIGAGCDSCGVYPIIGDRYRCKDCTELIGYDLCGDCYNTCSKLPGRFNQQHTPEHKFEVRRPNSMRNIMLRLLQLGDGSAGPNAISDVSGNSEIVVRALSDDAQETAESGFGTPNETEEDQNNHQ; from the exons ATGATTCATCTGAGAAGATTTCCGAATCTTTTATCTGCTGCGTTTGCTT TGTGTGGCCACATTTCCTGTTTCTGGTGTGTTCAGAAGTCCATGAGTGGTCTACGCGAGTCTCATTGTCCTCGCTGCAGACATCCTTATCATCATTTTCCCACTATTTGCCAAATGCTGCACTTCTTACTCTTCAAGATGTATCCTGTTGCATATCAGAGAAGGGAGATTCAAATCCGAG AATATGAAAAGGAACAGGACTGCTTCTCACCACAGTTTAATGGTCCTGTACGCGTGCCACAAACtgaacaagaattaaatcacacaGATAGTTCTCAAAGATCTgaaatttcttcattggacTTGTCCAAAGATCCAAGTTGTAGCGGCAACAGCAAAGTTATGTTTAATATGGAGCAACCAGAATCAGGATTAATTGATCAAGAAAATCTAAAAATGGCTGTGGGAGATATTGAAGCAACTAGTTCCATTGTTGACCGCGGTGACAAACTGCACCAAGGGATTGCCAATGGAACCCGCCAACCAATTTCAGTTGATGACGCACTGTGCACTTTGTGCAATCAACTCCTCTATCATCCTGTTGTTCTTAATTGTGGCCATG CTTATTGTGAAAGTTGCATTGTTACCCAAACCAATGAGACAGTCAAGTGCCAAAAGTGTGAAAGCAGACATCCAGGACAAACTCCAAAAGTCTGCTTGGAATTTGATAATTTTCTCAAGGAACAATTTCCGGCGGACTATGCACTAAGAAGAAGTATTATTCAGCTTAAGCAGTCCTGTTCTCAGCGAGAAAATCTAAGCACAT GTTCATCAGAACCTGCTAAAGAGAATTCTGACTTGTTAACTTCATCGGGGGAGAATGCATTCTCATGGTGGGGTGACCATAAAGTCCACATTGGAGCAGGTTGTGATTCCTGTGGG GTGTACCCAATAATTGGGGACAGATACAGATGCAAAGACTGCACGGAATTAATAGGATATGACCTATGTGGAGATTGTTATAATACCTGCTCGAAGCTTCCTGGTCGCTTTAATCAACAGCACACCCCAGAACATAAGTTTGAGGTCAGGAGACCGAATTCCATGCGCAATATCATGTTGAGGCTGCTGCAGCTGGGAGATGGTTCTGCTGGTCCTAATGCTATCAGTGATGTATCAGGAAATTCAGAAATTGTGGTTCGCGCCCTGTCTGATGATGCCCAGGAAACTGCAGAAAGCGGTTTTGGTACCCCTAATGAGACCGAAGAGGATCAGAATAACCACCAGTAG